CAGATAGACTATCTCTTTTTGGTTTTTGATTTTTCCAGACTGTTTTATAATCTTCTAATTCTTTTTTGTCAAAGTATTTAGCATCATTCCAAGTTTTTTCTATAAAACTGAAAGTAGTTTCCAAGACTTCATTAGAGTTTAAGTCTTTAGGTGTTATTACAGTTGAAATTTCAGTATTTTCAGTAAATGCTGATTTTGTAAAATTTGCGCTACCTAAAATTATTTTCCAATCTTGTGAGTTATTAAAAAAAAGAAATAATTTTGGATGGAAAGTTCCACTAGGTTGTTTTATAAATCTCACATTCTTATTATCTAGAAATGTTTCAATAAATTCGGGATGTGTTTGGTAAAAATGTATTCCAACTACTATTTTACTTATTTTATGATTGTTTTCAATAAGTTTTTTGAATGGTTCTGATTTTGAACTTGCCCAAGCTGTTGTCCAGTAATAATTAGAATAATTGTCTAATGATTTTAAAAACTCCTTTTCTAATTTATTTGGTGTTGTAATGATTTTCAAAGTTCAGTTTTTTGGTTGTGGCTAACACCCGTATAACCACAACAAACAGCTATACAATTGTAGTTATATCGTTAATATGTTTACGAATATAATAAAAAACCACCTACAAAAAACATTTTTAAAATGTAAAGTAGGTATGACAGCAGTCTTTTGCAATTGCTAAATCAGGAATACCATATAATGAGAACTTTGTTTAAAAATAGCCTAAAAGATTTGTTTTTTAGGAGTTCTTTGTTAGCACATGGCATTTTTTGTAGCGCTTTTAGCATATGCAGTATTTATAAGAGCTGACCTAGATAAAACCCATCTTTCAGGATATTCAACAAGGTAGTTGCATAACAATGCTTTCCTTCTGTCTTATGCCTGTTTACAACAATGGAAGCAAAAATCAATACCAATCAATGGTAGCCAAAAATTTTTCTCATGCAACAAAATAAGCTACACAATGTAGCAATTATTGCTTATATTTGTAGCATTATGAAAATGATTTCAAAAAACCTTCGGCATTTACGCCATCTGAAAGGACTCACACAAGAAACCCTTGCGGATGTGCTTCAGGTAACCCGTTCACGCATCAGCTCATACGAAGAAGAGCGTTCAGCACCCACGATTGAGATGTTGATTAAAATCTCTGATTATTTTAAGTTACCTATTGATATTTTGTTGAAGAACGACCTAACAAAAGCAACGGACACTTCTTTTATAGACATAGGAAACCAACGTATCCTGTTTCCGATTACCGTAGATAATGACAATAATGACCTGATTGAAGTCGTTCCGATAAAAGCCTCTGCTGGCTATTTGGCTGGCTACGATGATCCTGAATACATAGAACAGTTGGAAAAAATAAAACTCCCATTTCTACCAACAGGAAAGCACAGAGCCTTTCCCATAAAGGGAGATTCCATGTTGCCCATGAAAAGTGGCTCTTATGTGGTGGGGCGTTTTGTGGAAGACAGAAACGATATAAAAAGTGGAAAAACCTACGTGCTTGTGACCCTTAATGAGGGGATGGTTTATAAACGGGTCATTAACAACATTGAACTGAATAATTCACTGCTCCTAATATCAGACAATAAAACCTATCACGACTACAGTGTCCCCATAGACGAGGTCCTTGAATTATGGGAGTTTACATGTAGTATCAACACCCAAGAATATAGTGAGCAAGAACTAAAAATAAGCAGTATCATCAACATGTTTAATGAATTAGGAGTTGAATTAAAGGCCTTAGAAAAAATAAAATAATGTACACCATCATTGATATTGAGACTACGGGACAAGGGAATAAAATCACGGAAATATCTATTTTCAAATATGATGGTGATAAAGTCATAGATGAATTTACCTCTTTGGTCAATCCCCAAAGTTATATACCCGATTACATAACAGTCTTAACGGGCATTGATAATTTTATGGTTGCCAATGCACCAACTTTCTCAGAAATAGCAGATACCGTTTTAGCCATTACGGAGGGGATGGTTTTTGTTGCCCATAGTGTCAATTTTGATTACAATGTGATACGGAATGAGTTCAAGGCATTAGGGATTGATTTCACAAGAAAAAAGCTTTGTACGGTGCGACTCTCCAGAAAATTGATTCCTGGCCACAAGTCTTATAGCTTGGGTAAAATTTGCCGGGCCTTGGATATTGAC
This genomic window from Mariniflexile sp. TRM1-10 contains:
- a CDS encoding XRE family transcriptional regulator; translation: MKMISKNLRHLRHLKGLTQETLADVLQVTRSRISSYEEERSAPTIEMLIKISDYFKLPIDILLKNDLTKATDTSFIDIGNQRILFPITVDNDNNDLIEVVPIKASAGYLAGYDDPEYIEQLEKIKLPFLPTGKHRAFPIKGDSMLPMKSGSYVVGRFVEDRNDIKSGKTYVLVTLNEGMVYKRVINNIELNNSLLLISDNKTYHDYSVPIDEVLELWEFTCSINTQEYSEQELKISSIINMFNELGVELKALEKIK